In Herbaspirillum seropedicae, a single window of DNA contains:
- a CDS encoding ABC transporter ATP-binding protein, whose protein sequence is MDKAVIPLIETRAVSRRFGERRQGWLQRQLQARGWSRPPAITHALDKVDLKVLPGEVVGLVGESGCGKSTLGRVACGLLDPSDGQVLVNGRDRASLSSREEAEARLQVQMIFQNPYASLNPRLRIDQIVGEAAQVNGKVEGDLDDYVCQQLLRAGLDPALRDRYPHQFSGGQRQRIGIARALAVQPQMLVCDEAVAALDVSIQAQILNLFMDLRAELGLTYLFISHDLGVVEHVSDRVVIMYLGRVVESAPVAELFGQPNHPYTQALLAEVPRMGARKKEFTAIKGEIPSPLNPPTGCHFNPRCPHATQRCREEQPLLREIAPGHMSACHLNDGR, encoded by the coding sequence ATGGATAAGGCCGTCATTCCCCTGATCGAAACCCGCGCCGTCAGCCGCCGCTTCGGTGAGCGCCGCCAGGGCTGGCTGCAGCGCCAGCTGCAAGCGCGCGGCTGGAGCCGTCCGCCCGCCATCACGCATGCGCTGGATAAGGTGGATCTGAAAGTCTTGCCTGGCGAGGTAGTGGGCCTGGTGGGCGAATCCGGCTGTGGCAAGTCCACCCTGGGCCGGGTAGCCTGCGGTCTGCTCGATCCCTCCGATGGGCAGGTGCTGGTGAACGGCCGTGACCGCGCCAGCCTCAGCAGCAGGGAAGAAGCCGAGGCGCGTCTGCAGGTGCAGATGATCTTCCAGAATCCCTATGCGAGTCTGAACCCGCGCTTGCGCATCGACCAGATCGTCGGCGAGGCGGCGCAGGTCAATGGCAAGGTCGAGGGCGATCTTGATGACTACGTGTGCCAGCAGTTGCTGCGCGCCGGTCTCGATCCGGCCCTGCGCGACCGTTATCCGCACCAGTTCTCCGGCGGCCAGCGCCAGCGCATCGGCATCGCCCGCGCCCTCGCCGTGCAGCCGCAGATGCTGGTCTGCGATGAAGCGGTGGCGGCGCTGGATGTGTCGATCCAGGCGCAGATCCTCAACCTGTTCATGGACCTGCGCGCAGAGCTGGGTCTGACCTATCTCTTCATCAGCCATGACCTGGGTGTGGTAGAGCACGTCTCGGACCGCGTGGTCATCATGTACCTGGGCCGGGTGGTGGAGAGTGCGCCGGTGGCCGAGCTGTTCGGCCAGCCCAATCATCCCTACACGCAGGCGCTGCTGGCCGAAGTGCCGCGCATGGGCGCGCGCAAGAAGGAATTCACCGCCATCAAGGGCGAGATCCCCAGTCCGCTGAACCCGCCCACCGGTTGCCACTTCAACCCGCGCTGCCCGCATGCCACGCAGCGCTGCCGTGAAGAACAGCCCTTGCTGCGCGAGATCGCGCCGGGGCATATGAGCGCCTGCCATCTCAACGATGGCCGTTGA